In a single window of the Methanofollis ethanolicus genome:
- a CDS encoding pyridoxamine 5'-phosphate oxidase family protein, with product MSTRLMDYFNKQPRIGVLSTASKDGKVNAGIFGSPQMIDEKTVVAVFGKNRTFANLQENPNAVFTIVEQGELGMMEGWKGVRVYMTMKEYETSGETLDAYRREIAGTAGEEAAAMIHASARFEIGEVRPLIDRGQGWEKSI from the coding sequence ATGTCAACCAGACTGATGGACTACTTCAACAAACAACCGAGGATAGGCGTCCTCAGCACCGCGAGCAAAGATGGAAAGGTCAATGCAGGAATCTTCGGCTCGCCGCAGATGATCGATGAGAAGACCGTCGTTGCAGTCTTTGGAAAGAACCGCACATTTGCCAACCTGCAGGAGAACCCAAACGCCGTCTTCACGATCGTGGAGCAGGGCGAGTTGGGCATGATGGAGGGATGGAAGGGAGTCCGCGTCTACATGACGATGAAGGAGTACGAGACGTCCGGAGAGACGCTGGACGCCTACAGGAGAGAGATCGCCGGGACCGCGGGAGAGGAGGCGGCAGCGATGATCCACGCCTCGGCGAGGTTCGAGATCGGAGAAGTACGGCCCCTCATCGATAGGGGCCAGGGCTGGGAAAAATCCATCTGA